The genomic region AACCAGTACACCTTCATCGTGCTGCCCGAGGCGAACAAGACCCAGATCAAGATCGCGGTCGAGCAGATCTTCGAGGTGAAGGTCCTCTCCGTGAACACGATCAACCGCCAGGGCAAGCGCAAGCGCAGCCGGGGCACGCAGATGGGCAAGCGCAAGAACACCAAGCGCGCCATCGTCTCCGTCGCCCCCGGCGACCGCATCGAGATCTTCGGCGGCCCGGGCGCCTGAGCGCTGGGCATCCAGCCCACCCCACCGCCCCGGACCCAACCGACCAGGACCAGAGAGAACAGACAGGG from Blastococcus colisei harbors:
- the rplW gene encoding 50S ribosomal protein L23, which encodes MSVRDPRDVLLAPVISEKSYGLLDGNQYTFIVLPEANKTQIKIAVEQIFEVKVLSVNTINRQGKRKRSRGTQMGKRKNTKRAIVSVAPGDRIEIFGGPGA